In one Pseudodesulfovibrio tunisiensis genomic region, the following are encoded:
- a CDS encoding DUF2975 domain-containing protein, which produces MKQINRMSRVIRYLALTYMAATPVMSVLLWTTYTPGEPSFFNFDSMLAVNPDMILSAPTTTTRLLGCLASLLPVSVTMFGSWQLAGLFALYERGIVFEHANVRCYRLLAWTILIREALAPVNQALSSIILTMNNPEGQRMVAVGVSDANLGWIVLGLIGLVVARIMDDAREMQEERQLTI; this is translated from the coding sequence ATGAAACAGATCAACCGCATGAGCCGGGTCATCCGATACCTTGCCCTGACCTATATGGCGGCCACCCCCGTAATGTCCGTCCTGCTCTGGACCACGTACACGCCGGGCGAACCCTCGTTCTTCAATTTCGACTCCATGCTCGCCGTGAACCCGGACATGATTCTGAGCGCCCCCACCACGACCACCCGGCTGCTGGGCTGTCTGGCTTCACTCCTGCCCGTGTCCGTGACCATGTTCGGCAGTTGGCAGCTTGCCGGACTGTTTGCCCTGTATGAACGCGGCATCGTGTTCGAACACGCCAATGTCCGCTGCTATCGGCTGCTGGCCTGGACCATCCTGATCCGGGAAGCCCTTGCCCCGGTGAATCAGGCTCTTTCGTCCATCATCCTGACCATGAACAATCCCGAAGGGCAGCGCATGGTGGCGGTAGGGGTTTCCGACGCAAACCTCGGCTGGATCGTGCTTGGCCTGATCGGTCTCGTGGTTGCCCGGATCATGGATGACGCCCGGGAAATGCAGGAAGAACGGCAACTCACCATCTAG
- a CDS encoding HD-GYP domain-containing protein produces the protein MIKKVPVSELRPGMEVVKLHSDVWEHLPYLYTTPGPIRDRDEVVRIEGQGYRHAFIHVPDNETPRAERLETVISDPGYEPPEKQRSPFDQEIQITQMAYENAMVHARRIVSDVKMGRQIDYEATSGVVRGIIESAVRNPDTLICISKLSRYDEYTYSHSINVAAIAVVFGEYLGMGRDELRELGTAGMLHDIGKTAIAEDIINKRGRLSEKEFSEIRKHPVFGHDILRRQPAIPDIVLDAVRQHHEKFNGAGYPGKLMQNAISPYARILSLADVYDALTSDRSYKDAILPNKALAIMYGMRGQDFDTTEVQLFIKCLGIFPAGSLVRLNTGKYGVVCESNPKRPLLPKIKIILDEDLRPIPAELVDLAARQTLHRDRLEILECADPGQYRINLKPFLFGS, from the coding sequence ATGATAAAGAAGGTACCTGTCAGCGAACTTCGACCGGGAATGGAAGTGGTGAAACTGCACTCCGACGTGTGGGAGCACCTGCCGTACCTGTATACCACGCCCGGCCCGATCCGGGACCGTGACGAAGTGGTGCGCATCGAGGGACAGGGCTACCGACATGCCTTCATCCATGTCCCGGACAATGAAACGCCTCGGGCCGAACGACTGGAAACCGTGATTTCCGACCCTGGCTACGAACCTCCCGAAAAGCAGCGCTCCCCGTTCGATCAGGAAATCCAGATAACCCAGATGGCTTACGAAAATGCCATGGTTCATGCCCGGCGCATTGTCAGCGACGTGAAGATGGGGCGGCAGATCGACTACGAAGCCACTTCCGGCGTGGTTCGGGGAATCATTGAAAGTGCGGTTCGCAATCCGGATACCCTCATCTGCATCTCCAAGCTTTCCCGCTATGACGAGTACACCTATTCCCATTCCATCAACGTGGCGGCCATCGCCGTGGTCTTCGGCGAGTATCTGGGCATGGGCCGGGACGAACTCCGCGAACTCGGCACTGCGGGAATGCTGCACGACATCGGCAAGACGGCCATTGCCGAAGACATCATCAACAAGCGCGGCCGATTGTCGGAAAAGGAATTTTCCGAAATCAGAAAGCATCCGGTCTTCGGCCACGACATCCTGCGCCGACAGCCCGCAATACCCGACATCGTGCTCGACGCGGTCCGCCAGCATCACGAGAAATTCAACGGTGCCGGCTACCCGGGCAAGCTGATGCAGAACGCGATCTCCCCCTATGCGCGGATTCTTTCCCTTGCCGACGTGTACGACGCCCTGACCAGCGACCGTTCCTACAAGGACGCGATCCTGCCGAACAAGGCGCTCGCCATCATGTACGGCATGCGCGGTCAGGATTTCGATACCACGGAAGTGCAGCTTTTCATCAAGTGTCTCGGCATATTTCCCGCGGGCAGTCTGGTCCGGCTGAACACCGGGAAGTACGGGGTTGTCTGCGAATCCAACCCCAAACGACCCCTGCTGCCGAAGATCAAGATCATTCTCGACGAAGACCTGCGGCCCATTCCCGCCGAACTCGTGGACCTCGCGGCCCGGCAGACCCTGCACCGGGACAGACTCGAAATTCTGGAATGCGCGGACCCCGGACAGTACAGGATCAACCTCAAGCCGTTCCTGTTCGGATCGTGA
- a CDS encoding DUF2721 domain-containing protein → MQITVTTPALLFPAISLFMLAFTNRFLSLGSRVRALHDHFRKSSDESARRQIENLRKRIYMIRNMQGLGVLSMFTCVLSMIFLFEDWYMAGQIMFGVSLVLLLASLWISFLEIRISVHALDIMLEELEKR, encoded by the coding sequence ATGCAGATTACCGTAACCACCCCGGCGTTGCTGTTCCCGGCCATTTCGCTGTTCATGCTGGCCTTTACCAACCGATTCCTGTCGCTGGGCAGCCGGGTCAGGGCGTTGCACGACCATTTCCGCAAAAGCAGCGACGAATCCGCGCGCAGACAGATCGAAAACCTGCGCAAGCGCATCTACATGATCCGCAACATGCAGGGCCTCGGCGTGCTCTCCATGTTCACCTGCGTGCTCTCCATGATCTTCCTGTTCGAAGACTGGTACATGGCCGGACAGATCATGTTCGGCGTCAGTCTCGTGCTGCTGCTCGCCTCGCTGTGGATTTCCTTTCTGGAGATACGCATCTCGGTCCACGCTCTGGACATCATGCTGGAAGAGCTGGAAAAACGGTAA
- a CDS encoding ribonucleoside triphosphate reductase, whose protein sequence is MPVQIKKRDGRVETWSSRRIGDAIFKALKGSGIKDPLLARRLAKKVEKKLKDVDVPEQELVQDMVQEVLMESRLYKVAERYIIYREKRRELRTHNQAFLDISAVTESYLDNIDWRVNENSNMVHSFQGLILHMAGSVQARYVLEKYPEEVRMAHNHGYFHIHDLSFGLAGYCSGWSLRDLLIEGFNLDDRCSSTPAKHFDAACGQIVNFLGTLQNEWAGAQAFNNVDTYLAPFIRYDNLNYWNVKQQIQKLLHNLNATSRWGGQSPFTNFTFDFVPPSHIANEPIIIGGEFQDSTYGEYAEEMAMINRAFLEVMLEGDADGRIFSFPIPTYNVTKDFPWESEEGKLLLKMTAKYGAPYFQNFINSDLNPEDVRSMCCRLQMDLREIRKKTGGLFGAGDLTGSIGVVTLNLPKLAYLAHNEDDFIDLVTEYAELARDSLEFKRKIVEKNLNAGMFPFSRRYLKNGFNGHFSTIGLIGGHEACMNLLHKGIDSKSGSRLMQRVLNQLRKLVVDFQEQTGHLYNLEATPGEGTCYRLAKIDKDLYADIYTSGSDIPYYTNSTLLPVGVTSDVFFALEHQNELQTLYNGGTVFHTFLGEAVPDEESVKSFLLKAMSNTKIPYISVTPTFSVCRDHGYIAGEHFECPTCGGETEVYTRVVGYYRPVSRWNKGKQEEYRDRTEYAMEGFCASA, encoded by the coding sequence ATGCCGGTTCAGATCAAGAAACGAGACGGTCGCGTCGAGACCTGGTCCTCCAGGCGCATCGGAGACGCCATTTTCAAGGCGCTCAAGGGCAGCGGAATCAAGGATCCCCTGCTGGCCAGGCGTCTGGCGAAGAAAGTCGAAAAGAAACTCAAGGACGTGGACGTTCCGGAGCAGGAGCTGGTTCAGGACATGGTTCAGGAAGTCCTGATGGAATCCCGGCTCTACAAGGTGGCAGAGCGGTACATCATCTACCGCGAGAAGCGCCGCGAGCTGCGTACCCACAATCAGGCGTTTCTGGACATTTCCGCTGTCACCGAGAGCTATCTCGACAACATCGACTGGCGGGTCAACGAAAATTCCAACATGGTGCATTCCTTTCAGGGACTGATTCTGCATATGGCCGGTTCGGTTCAGGCCAGATACGTGCTGGAAAAGTATCCCGAGGAAGTGCGCATGGCCCACAACCACGGATATTTCCACATCCACGACCTGTCCTTCGGTCTTGCCGGATACTGCTCGGGCTGGTCCCTGCGCGACCTGCTCATCGAGGGCTTCAATCTGGACGACCGCTGCTCGTCCACCCCGGCCAAGCATTTTGACGCGGCCTGCGGCCAGATCGTCAACTTTCTCGGCACGCTCCAGAACGAATGGGCCGGAGCTCAGGCGTTCAACAACGTGGACACCTATCTTGCCCCGTTCATCCGGTACGACAATCTGAACTACTGGAACGTGAAGCAGCAGATCCAGAAGCTGCTCCACAACCTGAACGCCACATCCCGCTGGGGCGGCCAGAGCCCGTTCACGAACTTCACCTTCGACTTCGTGCCTCCGTCCCACATCGCCAACGAGCCGATCATCATCGGCGGCGAGTTCCAGGACTCCACCTACGGCGAATATGCCGAGGAAATGGCCATGATCAACCGGGCCTTCCTCGAAGTCATGCTCGAAGGCGACGCGGACGGCCGCATCTTCTCCTTCCCCATTCCCACGTACAACGTGACCAAGGATTTTCCGTGGGAGTCCGAGGAAGGCAAGCTGCTGCTCAAGATGACCGCCAAGTACGGCGCGCCCTACTTCCAGAACTTCATCAATTCGGATCTGAATCCCGAGGACGTGCGCTCCATGTGCTGCCGCCTCCAGATGGACCTGCGCGAAATCCGCAAGAAGACCGGCGGCCTGTTCGGCGCGGGCGACCTGACCGGTTCCATCGGCGTGGTCACCCTGAACCTGCCCAAGCTCGCGTATCTGGCCCACAATGAAGATGACTTCATCGATCTGGTCACCGAATACGCGGAACTGGCCCGCGACTCTCTGGAATTCAAGCGCAAGATCGTGGAAAAGAATCTGAACGCGGGCATGTTCCCGTTCTCCCGCCGCTACCTGAAAAACGGGTTCAACGGCCACTTCTCCACCATCGGCCTGATCGGTGGCCACGAGGCCTGCATGAATCTGCTGCACAAGGGCATCGATTCGAAGTCCGGCTCCCGGCTCATGCAGCGCGTGCTCAACCAGCTCCGCAAGCTGGTCGTGGACTTTCAGGAGCAGACCGGCCACCTCTACAATCTGGAGGCCACTCCGGGCGAAGGCACCTGCTACCGTCTGGCCAAGATCGACAAGGACCTCTACGCCGACATCTACACCTCGGGCTCGGATATTCCCTACTACACGAATTCCACCCTGCTGCCCGTGGGCGTGACCTCGGACGTGTTCTTTGCGCTGGAGCATCAGAACGAACTCCAGACCCTGTACAACGGCGGTACCGTGTTCCACACCTTCCTTGGCGAGGCCGTGCCGGACGAGGAAAGCGTGAAAAGCTTCCTGCTCAAGGCCATGAGCAACACCAAGATTCCCTACATCTCGGTTACGCCCACCTTTTCGGTGTGCCGGGATCACGGCTACATTGCGGGCGAGCACTTCGAGTGCCCCACCTGCGGCGGGGAAACCGAAGTCTACACCCGCGTGGTGGGCTACTACCGTCCGGTGAGCCGCTGGAACAAGGGCAAGCAGGAAGAATACAGGGACCGCACCGAGTACGCCATGGAAGGCTTCTGCGCTTCCGCGTAA
- a CDS encoding calcium-binding protein — MKKSIAALFVAALFLGVCSMAIAGTPELRGTWKGMSYLHKKDAGFVEGQVAVVINEQKGQLFAGYKLWFDRKTKEVVREGFSGVLADDGVTLYLADHEAGYTTGLLTGRQTLSLYYVEHGALAKTILQKLERIRFTKAFVEIDSDGDSTIMRTEIFNVYPLNAERILSEADLDKDGKLTSREWEAWKKKNP, encoded by the coding sequence ATGAAGAAGAGCATTGCGGCATTGTTCGTGGCGGCGCTGTTTCTTGGAGTGTGTTCGATGGCCATTGCCGGGACTCCGGAGCTGCGCGGAACGTGGAAGGGGATGTCCTATCTGCACAAGAAGGACGCGGGATTTGTCGAGGGACAGGTCGCGGTCGTGATCAACGAGCAGAAGGGGCAGCTTTTTGCCGGGTACAAGCTGTGGTTCGACAGAAAGACCAAGGAAGTGGTGCGGGAAGGATTTTCCGGGGTGCTGGCGGACGATGGCGTGACTCTGTATCTGGCGGATCACGAGGCCGGGTATACCACGGGCCTGCTGACCGGCAGGCAGACCCTGTCCCTGTATTACGTGGAGCACGGCGCACTGGCCAAGACCATCCTGCAGAAGCTGGAGCGCATCCGGTTCACCAAGGCGTTCGTGGAGATCGATTCGGACGGGGATTCCACGATCATGCGCACCGAGATTTTCAATGTGTACCCCCTGAATGCCGAGCGCATCCTGAGCGAAGCCGATCTGGACAAGGACGGCAAGCTGACCAGCAGGGAATGGGAAGCGTGGAAGAAGAAGAACCCGTAG
- a CDS encoding helix-turn-helix domain-containing protein: MSIIINLDVMLARRKASSKDLAAAVGITPQNLSVLKTGKAKAIRFSTLEAICEYLECQPGDILEYRQDDSAE, from the coding sequence ATGTCCATCATCATCAATCTCGACGTCATGCTGGCCCGCCGGAAGGCGAGTTCCAAGGACCTCGCCGCAGCCGTGGGCATCACGCCCCAGAACCTGTCCGTGCTCAAGACGGGCAAGGCCAAGGCCATCCGCTTTTCCACGCTGGAGGCCATCTGCGAATATCTGGAATGCCAGCCCGGGGACATTCTGGAATACAGGCAGGACGACTCCGCAGAGTAG
- the fsa gene encoding fructose-6-phosphate aldolase: MQFFLDTANLSQIREAEELGLVDGVTTNPTLLAREGGDWRSQAREILKIVDGPVSLEVVSEDAEGMIREARDLHAMGKNVVVKIPMIREGLKALKVLRGDGIRTNVTLIFSPMQALLAAKLGADYVSPFVGRLDAISRGGMEIVSQIREIYDNYGFDTKILVASVRNPMHVLEGALIGADVATIPFAVIEELIRHPLTDSGLASFLADWKAFQEDG; the protein is encoded by the coding sequence ATGCAATTCTTTCTGGACACCGCGAACCTCAGCCAGATTCGGGAAGCGGAGGAACTCGGACTTGTGGACGGCGTGACCACGAATCCCACGCTTCTGGCACGCGAAGGCGGCGATTGGCGGTCGCAGGCACGGGAAATCCTGAAGATCGTGGACGGCCCGGTCAGTCTGGAAGTCGTGAGCGAGGATGCCGAGGGCATGATCCGCGAAGCCCGCGACCTGCACGCCATGGGCAAGAACGTGGTGGTCAAGATTCCCATGATCCGCGAGGGGCTCAAGGCGCTCAAGGTGCTGCGCGGCGACGGCATCCGCACCAACGTGACCCTGATCTTCTCCCCCATGCAGGCTCTGCTGGCTGCCAAGCTCGGCGCGGACTATGTCAGCCCGTTCGTGGGACGACTGGACGCCATATCCCGGGGCGGCATGGAAATCGTGTCCCAGATTCGCGAAATCTACGACAACTACGGATTCGACACGAAGATTCTCGTGGCCAGCGTGCGCAATCCCATGCATGTGCTCGAAGGCGCACTCATCGGCGCGGACGTGGCCACCATACCCTTTGCCGTGATCGAGGAACTCATCAGGCATCCGCTCACGGACTCCGGTCTGGCCAGTTTCCTTGCCGACTGGAAGGCATTTCAGGAAGACGGATAG